One Tenebrio molitor chromosome 2, icTenMoli1.1, whole genome shotgun sequence genomic region harbors:
- the LOC138124446 gene encoding nucleolar protein 9, with protein MSEENPQTGISDRSKRKRKKSFLKNARKYAKKGCYGRGSQLDSDTYNYFVRIMEAYREGFDTDEDKSIFVNNVFEQTVGQEINLCCNQVGCRVVEMLVPFANEAVLERFMQTFGGDLRPLCSDRFASHVLEALVRQAASHSLNSENKDEFKQNCKEFVLKVSRFLLNNLEDYLWDTYGSHVVRTCLESLAQISKENKQKNCAKIEEKVIKVELPEEYLEIIKDCCERIMHWPQFNELCQSEISSGFLQVLLRALRRADKKLLKRLLGKLIETNFAPEGDQDGKNKLSSGFLSTPSVMVLETALEVAKAKSFSQIFLKCFSGNLAKLATTRSTNFTVQKLILNCKEKSEFEMIFEELDNSFGEIIGAGHTGIVWALAQGCKTFTTKQGSFVQNLMKSLDCFDPEERQNDFILCLSKFTTFEKYKMESQENLQKDKLNLHGTLILQLLLEFNKPIKIVNGILNMEQNLLKALFSNTMGSHVVDSFVKSVFVGEKSRERLVRKMKGVYQELASTKYGSRSFEAIWNAANLKNKLSIMEELAYKDAAWSNSEHGKIIAGKINLSLYKRNKEEWKNSGGSVNKAKELFADILK; from the exons ATGTCTGAGGAGAATCCCCAAACAGGTATAAGCGACAGATCAAAGCGCAAGaggaaaaaatcatttttgaaaaatgccagAAAATACGCCAAGAAAGGCTGTTACGGCCGTGGAAGCCAACTCGACTCGGATACTTACAACTATTTCGTACGAATTATGGAAGCCTACAGGGAGGGTTTCGACACAGACGAAGACAAAT CGATTTTCGTCAACAACGTGTTCGAACAAACCGTCGGTCAGGAAATTAACTTGTGTTGCAACCAAGTGGGATGTCGAGTGGTAGAAATGCTGGTACCTTTCGCCAACGAGGCCGTTTTGGAACGCTTCATGCAAACTTTTGGCGGCGATCTTCGCCCATTATGCTCTGACCGCTTTGCCTCTCATGTATTAGAAGCGCTAGTGAGACAGGCCGCATCTCATTCGCTAAATTCCGAAAATAAAGACGAGTTCAAACAAAACTGTAAAGAATTTGTACTGAAAGTGAGCAGGTTTTTGCTCAATAATTTAGAAGATTATCTCTGGGACACATATGGGAGTCATGTGGTAAGGACTTGTCTGGAGAGTTTGGCGCAAATTTCTAAAGAGAACAAACAGAAAAATTGCGCCAAGATAGAAGAAAAAGTGATAAAAGTAGAATTGCCTGAGGAATACCTGGAGATAATTAAGGATTGTTGTGAAAGAATCATGCACTGGCCTCAATTCAATGAATTGTGCCAGTCAGAGATCAGTTCAGGTTTTTTACAAGTACTGTTAAGAGCTTTGAGGAGAGCTGATAAAAAGTTGTTGAAAAGGCTGTTGGGGAAATTAATTGAAACAAACTTTGCCCCAGAGGGTGACCAagatggaaaaaataaattgtcaagTGGATTTCTGTCCACTCCATCTGTGATGGTCTTGGAAACTGCTTTGGAAGTGGCTAAAGCAAAGTCATTTAGTCAAATTTTCCTCAAATGTTTTTCAGGAAATCTTGCCAAATTAGCCACAACCAGGAGCACAAACTTCACAGTGCAGAAGTTGATACTAAACTGTAAAGAAAAGTCAGAG tttgaaatgATATTTGAAGAATTGGACAACAGTTTTGGGGAAATAATTGGAGCTGGTCACACAGGGATAGTGTGGGCTCTAGCTCAAGGCTGCAAGACTTTCACCACAAAACAAGGGAGTTTTGTTCAAAATCTGATGAAAAGTTTGGACTGTTTTGACCCAGAAGAAAGGCAaaacgattttattttgtgtttgtCTAAATTTACAACTTTTGAAAAGTATAAAATGGAGTCACAAGAAAACCTCCAGAAAGACAAGTTGAATCTCCACGGCACTTTAATCCTGCAGTTGCTATTAGAATTTAACAAACCAATTAAAATCGTGAACGGAATTCTGAACATGGAGCAGAATTTGCTGAAAGCGCTGTTTTCCAACACCATGGGCAGCCATGTGGTTGATTCGTTTGTGAAGAGCGTATTCGTAGGAGAGAAGAGCAGAGAGAGATTAGTCAGAAAGATGAAA GGGGTTTACCAAGAGTTGGCCTCGACCAAGTACGGCTCAAGGTCGTTCGAAGCAATATGGAATgcggcaaatttgaaaaataaattgtcgaTCATGGAAGAACTGGCGTACAAGGATGCGGCGTGGTCCAACTCGGAGCACGGTAAAATAATCGCcggtaaaataaatttgtcgtTGTACAAACGTAACAAGGAGGAGTGGAAGAACAGCGGGGGTAGCGTGAACAAGGCCAAAGAGCTGTTTGCAGATATTCTCAAATAA